From a region of the Triticum aestivum cultivar Chinese Spring chromosome 7D, IWGSC CS RefSeq v2.1, whole genome shotgun sequence genome:
- the LOC123163742 gene encoding uncharacterized protein, whose protein sequence is MSSTSCLAPPPLRLPCGRVRLPPPSAAAERPSLRFKPGGAAHTKGWRLVHISCFRQEQDVSTTSDDGTGFKYNEQAEISGDPDLKEEDCGSPNRDDQNYVKGDWFVRTHKIKENLRETISRFWNERWAVPWTGQTITQVMFLWIATFWLVGSWIVPFLAHAAGFSKETLTHRGQALYSLVTDITEGLAGIAILHQCLGRFRPLPPGWFEFKLKGKWHWDVALGCLLFPLVNLLSHINISLVHMSSGPVAGVSSVEQSIVARDPVAMALYAVVVTVCAPIWEEIVFRGFLLPSLTRYMPLPWSILLSAVAFALAHFNVQRVLPLIFLGVVMGGVFARSRNLLASTVLHSLWNGFVFLDLMK, encoded by the exons ATGTCGTCCACCTCCTGCCTAGCCCCTCCCCCTCTGCGGCTCCCCTGCGGTAGGGTTAGGCTCccacctccctccgccgccgccgagagGCCATCACTCAGATTTAAGCCTGGCGGGGCTGCTCACACCAAG GGATGGAGGCTGGTTCACATCTCGTGCTTCAGGCAGGAGCAAGACGTCTCAACAACATCTGACGATGGCACCGGCTTCAAATACAATGAGCAGGCGGAGATCTCAGGGGACCCTGACCTGAAGGAGGAAGACTGTGGAAGCCCCAACAGGGATGATCAGAATTATGTAAAGGGAGACTGGTTTGTTAGAACGCATAAG ATAAAGGAAAATCTACGGGAAACAATATCCAGATTTTGGAATGAGCGCTGGGCAGTACCTTGGACTGGACAAACAATTACCCAG GTCATGTTTTTGTGGATCGCGACATTTTGGCTTGTGGGTTCCTGGATAGTGCCATTCTTGGCTCATGCTGCTGGCTTTAGCAAGGAAACATTGACGCACAGAGGCCAAGCATTATATAGCCTTGTGACGGACATAACTGAAGGCCTTGCTGGGATTGCTATCCTTCACCAGTGCCTTGGTAGATTCCGTCCCCTTCCTCCAGGCTGGTTTGAGTTCAAATTGAAGGGCAAATGGCATTGGGATGTAGCGTTGGGGTGCCTGTTATTCCCACTGGTGAATTTGCTCTCTCACATCAACATCAGCTTAGTTCATATGTCATCAGGGCCAGTCGCCGGGGTATCCAGTGTAGAGCAATCCATTGTGGCCCGTGACCCGGTGGCAATGGCCTTGTATGCTGTGGTAGTCACTGTATGTGCACCTATATGGGAAGAGATTGTGTTCCGTGGTTTCCTCCTCCCATCTCTAACGCGATACATGCCTCTTCCATGGTCGATCCTGCTAAGTGCCGTGGCATTTGCGCTGGCGCACTTCAACGTGCAAAGGGTGTTGCCGTTGATATTTCTCGGGGTTGTGATGGGAGGTGTCTTTGCTAGATCACGCAACCTATTGGCATCGACGGTGCTTCATAGCCTTTGGAACGGTTTTGTATTCCTGGATTTGATGAAGTGA